Below is a genomic region from Ostrea edulis chromosome 10, xbOstEdul1.1, whole genome shotgun sequence.
AAAACAGTCCTTTGTCCATTCACATTTAACGCTCTTTTGATTTACAATAGGTTGGTAAGTGGACCAGCTGTTTGAGAAAACATTTGGACCTTTTCTGTAAGAACCAATCATGTCCAAAAATCTCATTAACTCTTTTTTGTTCGTAGGAATCGGAAACATTGCAATTACTTCCACTTTAGCCGTGtctcatatcgattgttaggccgttcttggcacactgattttaactacggatacctccgtttaccctgatcaggatatagggctcacggcgggtgtgaccggtcgacaggggatgctagctcctcctgggcacctgatcccacctctggcgtgcccaggggtccgtgtttgccaaactatctatttcgtattccctataggagttatgacatcgatcactgttcgttatcttcaccttccattatAGGTGTAACGTagccttgacctactttatgacCTAAATATTGTACAGTAACATGACAAATGTCACTCGTTGTAAGGTTCACTGTTAAGTTTGCTTTCGATGGAATGTCAAAGAATGTACGTATGATTAGGAGATGTTAGTCCCATGTGTCGTTGTAGATGATAGTATCAACAATGCAGGCTCCACATTCTTAAAGGCCATGAAGAATGGAGTGAATTATCCTCTGAAAATTTGCTGTAGCATTTCGTCATGCCTGAAGGCATCACTTTGTACAGAAGCATGTCATCAGGAGTCACAATTGCCGAAATTGCTTTAGCACTTTTAGTTAATGGTACTTGACAGTAACCTTTGAAAGATTATGCATTTCCGatttttgtcaataaaataaTTGATTCTGAGAATCGGATGCGAGTCTGATTTCATGACAGATTTAACTCTTTTGACGTACACAATTGGTGGGTACCATCAGGTTTAGGTACTAGAATGCAAGGTGATCTCCAATCACTTTTACTTGGTTCAATAATGTCATTGTTCAACATAAGCTGCACTTCTGTATAATTGTAATGGATTTAAACGATAATGATGTTGATTGATGGACAAAACGTCACCCACTCTAACATCATGACAAGCAGCAGTGTTGTTTTTTAACATCAAGGAAGATTGAGGGATAATTAGCTGTGAGACATTGGACTTGTCCTTTCTAGGGGAATATTCAAATTATCAGGATTGGCAAGAATTTTATCGGATACTCTTATTTGAAATCTTCACTAGTTTCCACACTAAAGTCATTTTCAATGCAATTTTGAAATGTCTTAATATTGGCTAATGCGGAAACTGATTTTACATGAGTTCGGTCACATCTATTAAAATACACCTTCAACATGTTAACGTGATAAACTCGTTTTTCTTTAGGCGGACCGGATGTCTTAACAAAGTAGCTCACATCATTGTTTCATAAAGACCATCAAATCTGACCTGTAAAGGATGACAAAAACAGAGAGAAATACCAGGACAGTATCACTTGGTTTAAAAAATCTGTTCCGGGTACAATGTATCTTTGTCATTCCACACTTTCAGTTTGACTTGAGAACTTTCAAGATTTTCTTGTGACAATTGGCAAGCATTGTAGTCTCTTTTTGAAATTAGATACATAATCTAAAAGGTTAAGAGCACTAGTTTCAGTCAGCCACTTTTCCGTTAGCAATTTCAAAGGACCTCAAACTGTTTGGCGAAACAACTGAATCCTATAATACCGAACCACTGAAAGCGATAATGTAATGATAACACTGAATTTCAATCCTTGTGATCTTCTGTACTATTCGGCGGACTCTTCCGATGCATAGAAATACCGGATTTAACACCAAAGAATATCGTTGTCATTCAACAACTTAAAGcattttatataatgattatGATCTCCTGATATCACATATTCCTGAAAAATTCCTTCAAAGAACTATTTCTTCATTTGCTCATTTAAACTACCATTAGATAGCTTTTCGGTTTGTTTATGACTATGAATTGTGTATGACAAGTAATTGACATCCAACGCCAATAGCCAATCACAAATCAGAATTGTTCAAATCGCCCCAAAAATGTCATCCAACGATGACAGTTCTGATTAGAGGCACCACTCGGCGCTTTGTTTGCTTTGTCACTCACAGTGACTCTACTACCGGTATAGTACATATGTACTACAAAATAGACCTATGCAATGCTctcatggtaaatatatcaaGGGTATTATTACAacgtttttaatgtcatatatACTACGAATTCTTGACTTTTACTTCAAATGTTTGGCGCTTGATGGAAAAAGGTTCCTACTTACgttaacatttcattttttatgcgGCATCAAGATTTAGAATCGAACACAGGCCGCCGGGGTGTAAAGCGTGTGCCTAATTATAGAGAAACTTGAAAGTTATTAATCCTCATCATTCTTTAAAAGACTCTTAATTTGTGACTTCAAACTAAAGAAGATTAGCTCATGTTCTTAAAGACTGTAGTAGTTTCTAAATGCCAGTCACATTCTCCGTACAAAGAGAAACATGAAGAATACATAAACTACACCGCCCTCTTCCTGACCTTATGGGAAATGACGTTAAATTTCACGATTTGGGAGCAAACCTGTGATAGAATAAATGATTTCACGGACTGCTTTATTTTCTTTGCAGGACTGGAGTCCCCTCAgcacaagaaaaaaaaaaacccaacatatTTGATGCATTAGTATTGCAGACTTTTACACATCCAAAATATTCAAGTTTAAGATAATTTTCTTCAGTACTAAGAACGGCCTTATACATGATAAATCAAATGAGGTCgtatttgttgttttaatgGCTTTTAATGCATAATGACATTTTGAATCTATATATTATCTTTCTTTTGCCATGATTAAAGAGTTTCCTGGCTGTTTCTTAAACTCTTACGGACATTTTCAATAGTAAACCGATTTCTCGCTCATTAAATAACTAGTTTGACAAATCGGAAAGTTGTATACTTTCAATTACTTAGATTCATCTTCTACGCCATTAATGATTTCAAAGCGAAGCTGAAAAtctatatgatatttacatttacacttTTTATTTCAGTTGAATGTACAAGTGTTAGTGAGAATTATTACACTTTGAGACCATAAAACTATTATAATATCTATCAATCCAACGATAtctgagaaataaattttagttttgaaaatacatgagggtacgGACTGCGACGCTCTACATCGACATACGTCATGAAACGCGTTAAcctatttatatttacatgcgCATTCTACCTTCATTTATATTGGATTTTGCATTCgttgaaatagacgtactatgtctatttgtattcatacacgcaacgcattcatgagaaaatggctaccattacaatttgtagatatatcaatgacaaaacattggaATTGTAAATAAGCAGTTTGGACTTTGACAAATTCGTTTACCAGTAAGTCTAAAGACATTTGAGAACGATGACTATTGAAACTAGCTATGGTTGGCTGTATGACAGATATATCAATGTGGTTAACATACAGATGTCGATCATTTTACCCtcttttataaaactctttTTTCTAAATTTGTAATGCGTAAATTGTCCCAAATTACTTTACATCAGTTAAGATGAGTAGAGAGTATTTTCAGTCCTTATGATTTCGTTcaataaaacacatttcatgtTATTTGATGGATTattgtaaagaaaatattaatctTCTCTGACGCGGAACGATACTGCCATAGTAATAGAGGAACTAcacgtacatgtgtatatatacgaGAAATATTGAACAACCGTATAagacacattaaaaaaaaagtacgCACTATCTAATTTTCTCATTTCTGAGTTTGGTAAACCAGAACTGGTGaaataattagataggttacatgaagagaatgttttggttccagctgacaaagcttgtaacaccattgtctttatttgtaaggaTAGTTATTACgattgtattttaaacgaacttggcattaattctacTTTTGGTAATCTTACTTATGCTtactttcaaaagatgaaatttaaaaaaaaaaccttccttcagttttaaacttttaatcACTAGCAATGAGTCAATAGGACGAATAACTACGAGTTACCGTacatatactggattcctaaacttcactaAAACCGTTACAAACAGATACATTGCTGGAGTCAGTAAATTTCTGCTCCTCACAATAAATAAATTACTGTGAAAGAGAACCTTTAAACGTACAATGTGCGTAGtgatgtaaatgaaatgtggattctaaaaaaatcaaaagaacttttagtaaatttgaaaacaaacaccttttctcaaatcaacatcgaAACCTTTACTTTACAAGACCATGCCTCACGATAAAGTAAATAACTTTTTGGCTTCATAgaaagttgcttcttcaacaaaaatggagaaagaaaaattcatatctagtgatcaatcattgaaaatacaacatgtgctttgttaaacaccactcttatTCTAGGCACAAGTATtttgaagttgatataaaaaagataCTGAAGTTCctcaatgacaatatttttgtaaTCTTCGATGATCAGGTCTTTTAgcagtctattggaattcccattggcACATATTGTGCTCCTTTTTCAGCTGACCTGTGTTTATATTCTTACgaaacaaattttatttaaaaggttctacatgagaagaaaaaatatcttgttgtgTCCTTCAAaccgacatttagatatatcgacgacgtttaaTGTATGGAAAATacttttcattcaaatgtcgattcgatttatcccagtaaactcgaaataaaagacaccacacagtctttcacatctgcttcatacttgaatattttattgagcaTAGATTTTAACGCCAAACTGAaaacacaactttatgacaaactggatAACTTCAgtttcttcatcgtcaacttcccatatctatataCCCGGTGGCATTATTccacaatcacctgtatatggtgtttaagTATCTCAACTAATTAGATATGCAAGAGGTTGTCTGCGTGTGGTAAAATTAAAATGGAGATAGGTTACTGGcaaataagttaatgttacaagggttttaccagtctcgtttaaagtcaacatttcgcaaacgttatggtctttataacgatatGATTTACCGATTCAATCTGTCATTGGGTATGCTTACAATATACGCCTCCTAGGCATCTGGTCCCACCTCTCTGTTCATGGGTCCGTGTATGCCCTACTCGTTTGTGGAATTGCTTTATTGCCTCTGTTGTCTCTGAACCGTCTTCTCTTTTATGCGCTTTATCCTCCCTTTTCTCATCCTGACTGACCTCCTGCTGGGTTACACAGCACCATTTGCTTCGGACTGAGGTGTGGTGTTGGGAGTGGTGGCGTATTCCTATAATCTAGCTACTTTGAGGTCAGAATTGGTATGGCGCTGAGGTACAGTTGTCATAAGAATTCCTGTCAGTTTCAGGACCCATCTGCAGTCACTTCAGTGAGCGGGCAAGAGTGGATGCTGAGAAAACAGATTTTCTTCATTACTTTGCAATTGGATACATGATTCTGTCATCTGATCTCTAAGATGCGTGGGGCTTTTAAGGCGGTTCTCCATACTTGCATAGTTGGTCCATAATTCGCTCATTTAGAACAGTACTATGAGGAATCACGCTTGTCATACTTTTAGCTTGTTGATCTGTGACAGCATACTATTATTCCATACCTTTTGATTTGCTTTTGACTTCAGTAACCTTTGAGATTCTCTAGTTTACCTGAACTTCCAAAAGGAGGTTGCTAGTGACAATACATCGGAGGTATAGACATTGCTCTGTGACTTGCAACACCAATTCGTTGATGGTAACGTATAGTGAAGTTGGCACGTCCTGGCAAGTTACAttgggacactgattttgactacggataactccgtttacctactcaagatataaggctcacggcgggtgtgaccagtcgacaggggatgcttactcctcctgggcacctgatcccacgtctggtatatccaggggtccgtgtttgcccaactctctattttgtattgcttataagagctatgagattgatcactgttcgttacatTCACCTCTCACACAAGGGGAGACATTCAATGTAAGCTTTAACTTGCGAAGTAACTCAGGAACATGGAGTTTTACGTCACGTATCGCCGCTTAGAGTAACATCAATACCTTTGAGAATCAATCACCGATATTCTTAACAGACAGAGGTACTTGTAGTCATAAAATAACCGGAAGTATTAACAGAGGTGCTTGTAGTCATTAAATAACCGGAAGTATTAACAGAGGTGCTTGTAGTCATTAAATAACTGGAAGGATTAACAGAGGTGCTTGTAGTCATTAAATAACCGGAATTATTAACAGAGGTGCTTGTAGTCATTAAATAACCGGAATTATTAACAGAGGTGCTTGTAGTCATTAAATAACTTGAAGTATTAACAGAGGTGCTTGTAGTCATTAAATAACCGGAAGTATTAACAGAGGTGCTTGTAGTCATTAAATAACCGGAAGTATTAACAGAGGTGCTTGTAGTCATTAAATAACTGGAATTATTAACAGAGGTGCTTGTAGTCATAAAATAACCGCTTTAGTTATTACATTGTACGTTCTCTCAGAAAATATAACGAACAAAACATAAAAGCACCCCAGGATTTTATACTTTATGAAGTCACAATTAAAACAGTACGTTTTTCAAGGGTAgagtttttaaagttttcaaagcGTATCGAGCGTTGTGAATGTAGAATATATACTTTGATTATACACCCCCCGACAGCATATTATTTTGGCTGTGTTGAAATGCATACATGACCACACATAAGTCCAAATCAATCTCGGACATTTTCGGGGTCCATATTAGTTCCTTACTATACACGTGTTATCTCCAATAGAGAATTCGTTCTTCCCCTGATTggttaatgtaaaacttatacggtaccacttttgatgcaccagatgcgcatttcgacaaataatgtctcttcagtgataaggataagagctatgcatgagggagataatccttaattttgaaatgaatttctaaattttataacagcaattaaatatacatccgtattttcaagctagtaacgaaggcctcgacccaggggtcataatgtaaaacttatacggtaccaattttgatgcaccagatgcgcatttatCTATCATATTTTGACCGTACATAAAAGTTTAGACCTTCAACAAAAGTCCTCGATATGCAAACTAAATGATATATATGCATCTATTTAGATCACAACTGCCTGTAACTCTATGTCGACATATCCTGTTGTTCTAATTTATGTTACTTGATCATGACTTCCGTGTGGTTGTTTTAAAACCGTGTACTAAAATCAAATTTCTAATTATGTAAAAGAATTTTCCTCATTGTCAAACACAAATTTAGAATGACTTAATGACAATTTAGAATGTCTTAATGACAAcaatcataaaaaaaacttagATAGAAAATGATGGTTCTGCCGTTTTGAATGCGATATCAACTATTTCAAAGATATGCGAATTTGACAACTAGAGACATTATTCagctataaaaatattttgactaaGCATTAAGTTAGCTTTATTGCAGATAAATGACCTTAATAATTATCAAAGCAGGCGtttttgtttacttaattaaccGGATCATAGCAAAGAAATGTcaggaatgataaaaaagagcTAATTCGGAGTTATGTACGTCAGGAATAATAAATACGAATTAATTCTGATCACGATTTTTCAGCCGACGAAGAACAGATATCAATACGATTCACGTGTGTAATCATTAGAGGGAGCTCGTCACGACGCTTCAGGACCCAAGTATCGCTCATTATAAAGAATACACAATTGAGAATGTGACAAATACGGGCACCTGGAAACATCAGAGGTGGATCAGGTATCTAGATGGAGCAGACACCtttgttgatcggtcacacccgccgtgaacatTTAGTTTAGCCTGGGTTCTGAGGATACCCAGTAGATGTGTGTGGTCACGGAAAGGCACTGCATTAAGATTTGTTGTGGAGAGACTATATACTGACAAGAGAGACTTATAGGCTCGACTCTCAAGAGCATTACTGTAAACAGTGGTTACTATCCagcgtggggatccgggttagaataggtcctcagtacccccttgcttgtcgtaagaggcgactaaatgggatggtccttcggatgaaaccgcaaaaaccgatgtcccgtgtcacagcaggtgtggcaagataaagatccctccctgttcaaagaccataagcgccgagcatagacctaaattttgcagcccttcaccggcagtggtgacgtctccatatgattgaaatattctcgagcgggacgttaaacaacatacaattaatcaatcaatcaatccagcGTAGTGGGCTAAAAACAAAAGATGACAAGCACACAAGACGCTTAGCCAACACACAATACGCACCATTTGACACATTGTTAGTGAGACAGACAAGGGCTCTGTTTTCTGGGCAGCATAAGGTCCCGACATCATCCCGCCTTGGTTTGCGCCCTTGATGGGTCACTCCAGTCTCGTCGTTATTCAACATGAAAACATGTTATGAAGCAGTTACAAATGCGAGTCCACACTCAATTGGCATGGCGCTGGACGGCATTGGTTGGTGTTGAACAGTTCCAATGGTCAGCTATCGCCCATCTCAAGCCGGACACCTCTCGGTCAATAGGATGCTTCGTAATTGaagaacatatatatacatatagcaCATATCATCTAATTTGTTTTCTGAATGACAGCAAGGATCCATGGATTCATTACCTGTTTCCAGTGTGAAATTACATTATGCAAAACATCAAGAATACTTCACATGAATGTAAATAGGACAAAGGATTCTGAAaaaccctgtcgaccggtcacaccttgTGTATTCGTATTCTGATGGTTTTCGGTATAATTAGATGCCCCTTCATCAGATATGGGGGCACGTGAATGCAGCATTCAGTTAACTTATTCTTTATATTACACATTCTTTGAATAATCATTTTAATGATACAACTTAGTCATAACCCAAACGCTGCGAACTACATTGAACGCGTATTAATATGATGGCAAAGAGTCTAAGCAATGTTACGTCATAACGTTACCGTTATAAATAGATCTTGAAGGTACCTTGAAAAAATCAAACACTATCCCTGGGTTTTATCAAGGGAGttgaaacattaaaaaaaaaaaagactattTATCGCAGCAATTTCGCTGGGGggtttttcaatttaaaattgatttgctttcaaagaaatttatgtattcatttatttaccATATGCAGGGACTCTGTTTCAGTgagtttataaattcatttatttactaCCAGGGTATATACAGAGACTCCGGTGTGTTATGGAATATGTCTTAACTTTAAACCCCTCTAATCAGCAATGAACTCGACCATATAGTGTCTAGAGTGTGAAGATCGTTTACAAAACTCACGTGGACATGTCTTTTCTTCCTATCTTGTTGTAAATCTAAGTACCTGTTTATGTAGTTCTCAGAATCTGAAATAAGCTCTCTTTGCTTTTAATTTTCAGGTATTAAAACGGATTATATTGTTTGTTGACCATTTTCTGGCACGttcgttatttcaaacaaaacgtCAACGAGGATGTGAAGAGGCCCACATCAAAATTCTATGCAATATATTCATGCGCATATTGCTTGATGGTCTTACGAAGTTGAACAAAGTTCAAATcctgaaaataacagaaaatagCCCAATTCATAAACAACTGCTGCTAGAATAGTTACTATACCAAGAGATAATTACAATTTGTATATAATATCTCTCTCGACTTTTTCTTACGCCGATATTCTAATAAATTCCACTAGATACACGATTTTTGCAGCACTTTCCCATTACAGTTCATGACATATTCAGTATCAAATCAAGGGGAAGACAGAATAGAAGGGGAAGACAGAATAACTAACGAAAACTAACAACTCTGTCACAAACGGGATGGCTTCAGTTTcttcattgtcaacttcccatatttatgtagtgaTATTCCATTGTTACTTGCATACGGTGtctatatctctcaactgattcgatacacaagtaCATGTTCTGCGGATAGTCATTTTTGTTTAATCgtggcagactactgacaaagaagCTGATGTTAaaggtgtttcaacagtctcgtttaaagtcaacatttcgcagattacatgtacagtgtatatggtcgttataacgatctcaTTTACAAATGCAACCTGTCATCAGGTCGAAtactgtttgacgtgtttcataccaattattatgccgttctttacatgctaattttgactacggattactccgtttacctgatgaagatatagggatcacggtaggtgtgaccaaccaacaggggatacttactcctcctagacacctgatcgcACCTTAGGTTTGtacaggggtccttgtttgcccttCACGTAATttggtattctttataggaattatgagattgattactgtaaatatttaacagttcgttatcttcacttttccatCAGACATAATGTTGAATATGGCATAACAAGACAACAAAAGATTGATATAAgacataatatttattttttgaccaGCGAACAATGCTCCCCAGCAGGAACACGAACTATCATCAGTAGTGCTGTTAATAACGTTTGGAATTCCTGTTCGTAAGAGACATTAAAAGATTTCAGTATTACAATGAactatttgaattgatatcatgAAAATGAAAGATAACATTTACACTTTATGGGTGTATTCTTCTCATCATTCAGACAGATTAGAAGACATACACCATTATGAGATAAATAGGCCATGAGGCCATATTACTATTTCTTGCTTAAAGTGACATTTAACACAAGATGGGGTCTGGGGAATTTGAATTATAAAGGACTATATTTTAGTGGAAATATTGGCGTAGTACGTGAAAACTTGTGAAGTAACAATGGAATACTTACTGCCGACACTCTCCTTGTCGATAAAAGTAAATACCactgaaatatcaaaatcaagaaaattacaGATCGCGAAAGTTTCAACCCTTGTTTATGTCACTTTGATACAATGACAAACGTTTTCGTCGCGCTTAAAATTCGTCCCAAGCCAAAACTTTAGTATAATAGAATAGTTTCGTTTGTATTATTTTGAATATGTCCGTCCAGGATGTGCCGAAATGAGGGAAAATAAAACAGGGAAGAACATTTtccagatattcaaatttttttgtaCTGTTCGGCCCTGTTTTATTCTCGTTTTAATCCAAATTGAATTAAATCTTTCAACATTTTTGGTAAAATATCGTGAGATGTCTAACTGGTAAATGGTTACGATTTGTGTACTAAATGTTGACTTTTCGAATGATAAAGTTATAATACAAGCTCGATCAACGAACAGACGAACAAATGTTGTTTGTAGAAAGAGGAAGGGAGTCTTACTTGCAGCGCGCCAGACATGGGTTGGAGTAAGTTCTTCCATCAATACCACAGACAGGGTCATAGATCCTTGGACAGGGACACGAGCATGGACATTCGTTACGGCATCTAATGGGCATGCCCCTATAAAAGTGTCACATAACCTGATTATTATTTGGCAGCCATCCAAACTCATCTTATGAACCCGAACGcatagtttttgtttgtttacatgttttgtttaacCGTATCAGTTACATATAACAATTTCACAGGATCATTTTAGTTACAGTATTTCATTCATGCAGTGACGCCACCAGCTTAAGGTAAAGTGCTACAATTTTCGACTCACATTATGCTTGCGTAGCATTAcgaaggtcatatccgaaagaacTGTGGTTTTCATCTTTAATGTTGGGCACGTGACAAAGAAATAGTTCCTACCCACATGTATCTTATAGCCTATATCTATAGAGTCACAAAAGAACAGTTCCTCTACCTATGTTACATAGCTTGGTGAAGCACCGGGGTCGATAATTCAACCTTGGACCTCTCGATTTCGAAGCGAGCACTTTAACCACTAGGCTACCGCAAAAAGTCATATTGCATATACCTCTGCTATGTCCAGGGATCCACgattgcccaactctttattttgtattcctaaagGGGTAATGaaactgatcactgttcgttatcttaacctttcatggtaaaattaacaatattccgataaaaataacaattttatatgACAGTTGTgtatagttttaaaaatatacactacagtaaattgaatttataaagaaaatatagaatttaaatCACTTGAATTCTAACGCATTTAATTGGTTGCATTGTGTTTGCGACCTATACAGCCGCCTTATTAAATGTGAAGTTTATGTGTATCCGATCCCAGTAAAAGATAAGGTCACTTTGAATGTACACATGCAATCAATCGTTCATTCATATCGTGCTATCGTTTTCCGTTGGCAGAACGTTTTGTGTTCCCATAAAATTCAGCTGTGTACGCAATGAAGTTCTCTACAGTTCCACTGAGTGATTGATTTTAaacatgatgtataaccttaaaagaaaatattctttAAGGATTCTGTGGTACAATGCATTTCTcatgtgaaaggtgaatataacaaacagtgatcaatctcataactcccacaagcaatataaaatagat
It encodes:
- the LOC125666439 gene encoding serine protease inhibitor dipetalogastin-like codes for the protein MDGMRLFQLLFFTSLFAGSHLQSCPCPFIYDPVCGLDGRTYSNPCSANCVGMPIRCRNECPCSCPCPRIYDPVCGIDGRTYSNPCLARCNGIYFYRQGECRQNSKRY